In one Candidatus Nomurabacteria bacterium genomic region, the following are encoded:
- a CDS encoding class I SAM-dependent methyltransferase produces the protein MKSLTIDTYNAFAHVYDDETAGFWRDFPTSFIDEFASRVDGDVLNIGCGPGRDGLLLEERNLKVTHIDASEAMVKMANENGLKASLGDMLNLQFRAGRFAGIWSYTTMLHLPKSQIGLAFGEAARVLKPGGWFALGMQEGEGESYKESSEMHAPRWFALYSREELTALLKEQGFTVHSITSMKPKSKTYLHILCQKRKIPYKREIFL, from the coding sequence ATGAAGTCACTCACCATAGATACCTACAATGCCTTTGCGCATGTATATGATGATGAAACGGCAGGATTCTGGCGTGACTTTCCTACCTCATTTATTGATGAGTTCGCCAGTCGGGTTGATGGTGATGTGCTCAATATTGGCTGTGGTCCTGGCCGTGACGGGCTATTACTTGAAGAAAGAAATCTAAAGGTAACCCATATCGATGCTTCAGAAGCCATGGTCAAGATGGCGAATGAAAATGGGTTAAAAGCGAGTCTTGGTGACATGTTAAATCTTCAGTTTCGTGCAGGGCGTTTTGCAGGCATTTGGTCTTATACAACCATGCTTCACCTTCCAAAATCACAAATCGGCCTTGCCTTCGGCGAGGCCGCTCGCGTATTAAAACCGGGTGGATGGTTTGCCCTTGGGATGCAAGAAGGCGAAGGAGAATCCTACAAAGAAAGTTCAGAAATGCATGCGCCTCGTTGGTTTGCGCTCTACTCACGTGAAGAGCTTACCGCTCTACTAAAAGAGCAAGGCTTTACCGTTCACAGCATTACGAGCATGAAGCCAAAATCTAAAACGTATTTACACATTTTGTGTCAAAAGAGAAAAATCCCTTATAAAAGAGAGATTTTTCTTTAG
- a CDS encoding peptidoglycan-binding protein, producing MTYKSYKKYLNSQGFILVTTGPGSPGQETQKFGAATRNALIRYQEQNNIQPAIGYFK from the coding sequence ATGACGTACAAGAGCTACAAAAAATACTTAAACTCACAAGGGTTCATACTTGTCACAACGGGCCCAGGATCACCAGGACAAGAAACACAAAAGTTTGGTGCCGCAACTCGTAATGCTCTTATCCGTTATCAAGAACAAAATAATATTCAGCCTGCTATTGGGTATTTTAAATAA
- a CDS encoding helix-turn-helix transcriptional regulator has product MSLNTIVKIENGVNQNPTIDTLSKIAKALEVRVDDLIQK; this is encoded by the coding sequence TTGTCTCTCAATACGATTGTTAAGATAGAAAATGGAGTAAATCAAAATCCTACAATCGACACCTTGTCTAAAATCGCAAAGGCATTAGAAGTCAGAGTTGATGATTTAATACAAAAATAA
- the tyrS gene encoding tyrosine--tRNA ligase — MKNIDTNNEKIEEILTRSIAEILPTKDGLRNELKSGKRLRIYTGTDATGTSLHIGHATNYMVLEKLRRLGHEVIFLVGDFTARIGDPTDKNETARKQLTREQVIENVKTWIDQVRPVIDVDNKENPVRILFNNDWLSKLSFEDVINLASNFTVQRMIERDMFQVRMQSNKPLYLHEMLYPLMQGYDSVAIDVDVEMCGRDQKFNALAGRTLLKKIKNKEKFVLITTLLENPKTGEKMMSKSMGTGVFLDFDANINVWITHVSTR, encoded by the coding sequence ATGAAAAATATTGATACTAACAACGAAAAGATCGAGGAAATTCTAACGCGTTCAATCGCTGAGATTCTGCCTACCAAAGATGGTTTACGTAACGAATTGAAATCCGGCAAAAGACTCCGTATTTACACGGGGACAGACGCAACAGGAACATCGCTCCATATCGGACATGCTACAAATTATATGGTTTTGGAAAAACTACGTAGATTAGGGCACGAAGTTATCTTTCTTGTTGGAGATTTTACTGCACGAATTGGGGATCCAACGGACAAAAACGAAACGGCACGAAAGCAACTTACGCGTGAGCAAGTCATAGAAAATGTTAAGACATGGATTGACCAAGTCCGACCAGTCATTGATGTTGATAACAAAGAAAATCCTGTACGGATACTTTTTAATAATGACTGGCTTTCCAAACTATCCTTTGAAGATGTTATAAATCTCGCGTCAAATTTTACAGTTCAGCGAATGATCGAGCGAGATATGTTTCAAGTACGCATGCAAAGTAATAAGCCTTTATATTTGCATGAAATGCTTTATCCACTTATGCAGGGCTATGATTCTGTTGCAATAGATGTTGATGTTGAAATGTGCGGCAGAGACCAAAAATTCAATGCACTCGCAGGGCGCACACTGTTAAAGAAAATCAAAAACAAAGAGAAGTTTGTGTTAATAACAACATTGCTTGAAAATCCAAAAACTGGAGAAAAAATGATGTCAAAATCAATGGGTACCGGTGTATTCCTTGATTTTGATGCAAATATAAATGTATGGATCACTCATGTCTCAACCCGATGA
- a CDS encoding phytanoyl-CoA dioxygenase family protein — protein sequence MRQLLAKAGDVAIFTNALWHGATKNISNKDRKSLIYGYNQMFLRPYDYHVAPDNLLNTCIKRQRRLLGDLGTLKPQAHYYAPKIK from the coding sequence ATGCGTCAATTACTTGCCAAGGCTGGTGATGTAGCAATTTTTACGAATGCGCTTTGGCATGGAGCAACCAAAAACATATCTAACAAAGATAGAAAGAGCTTAATCTATGGATATAATCAAATGTTTCTTCGTCCATATGATTATCACGTTGCACCAGATAATCTTCTAAATACCTGCATCAAAAGACAACGACGCCTCCTTGGTGATTTGGGAACACTTAAGCCACAGGCGCATTATTATGCCCCCAAGATCAAATAA
- a CDS encoding DUF1801 domain-containing protein, whose product MAIPKPTTVTEFINAAPKETRAKMRELRAIIRKTAPDAVEGLKWSMPSYSYRTILLNFGPAKTHIGIYPGAELIKTFAKELTNYKTSAGTIQFPLDKPLPKMLIKKIVKYRMKQVKDGKVWKG is encoded by the coding sequence ATGGCCATCCCAAAACCAACAACGGTCACCGAATTTATCAACGCTGCTCCAAAAGAAACGCGCGCAAAGATGCGTGAATTGCGTGCCATCATCCGCAAAACAGCACCAGACGCCGTCGAAGGGCTTAAATGGAGCATGCCATCCTATTCATACCGAACCATCTTGCTGAACTTTGGGCCGGCTAAGACACATATCGGTATTTACCCGGGCGCTGAACTCATCAAAACATTCGCCAAAGAACTCACAAACTACAAAACAAGCGCGGGCACCATTCAGTTTCCGCTCGATAAGCCGTTGCCGAAAATGTTGATTAAGAAGATTGTGAAGTATCGCATGAAGCAGGTGAAGGATGGGAAAGTTTGGAAGGGGTAA
- the rsgA gene encoding ribosome small subunit-dependent GTPase A, translating into MQRGRIITENKTNYRIFSEGKEYLANVRGNFFTEKTFPKVGDYVTFSMADDDKATIEEILPRTSVISRRDPETHKTQIIVTNVDRIFIVMGLDGDFNLSRIERYLQLAKQSHTAAAIVLNKVDQVDNVSTYLEAVSKIAGHTPIHFVSAKTGANMTVLLEYLKKKQTIVLLGSSGAGKSTITNWLLDDKKQETQDVRSDDSRGKHTTTARQLFTLPNGGYLIDTPGMRELGMISEESDEQTTAFNTIDELANECQFSNCDHVKSKGCAVLAAVEEGKITARQLANYLKLKNEPAKKEQTRDRKRVASPKKKR; encoded by the coding sequence ATGCAAAGAGGCCGAATTATAACAGAAAATAAAACGAATTATCGTATTTTCTCCGAAGGTAAAGAATACCTCGCGAATGTACGCGGAAACTTTTTTACCGAAAAGACGTTTCCAAAAGTGGGGGACTACGTGACATTTAGTATGGCGGATGATGACAAAGCGACGATTGAAGAAATCTTGCCTCGAACATCTGTTATTTCTCGTCGTGATCCAGAAACACATAAGACACAAATCATTGTCACTAACGTTGATCGTATTTTTATTGTCATGGGGTTAGATGGTGACTTTAATCTAAGTCGTATTGAACGTTACTTGCAGCTAGCAAAACAAAGTCATACAGCGGCGGCTATTGTCTTAAATAAAGTTGATCAAGTAGACAATGTCTCTACCTATCTAGAAGCCGTCAGTAAAATCGCCGGTCACACGCCAATTCATTTTGTAAGCGCAAAGACAGGCGCTAATATGACCGTACTTCTTGAATACCTCAAGAAAAAACAAACTATTGTTTTACTTGGATCTTCTGGTGCAGGAAAATCAACCATTACCAATTGGTTACTTGATGACAAAAAACAAGAAACCCAAGATGTTCGTAGTGATGATAGTCGCGGAAAACATACAACCACTGCTAGACAGCTATTTACTCTGCCAAATGGTGGCTATCTAATTGATACGCCAGGAATGCGCGAATTAGGGATGATTTCAGAAGAATCAGATGAGCAAACAACTGCCTTTAACACCATCGACGAACTCGCAAATGAGTGTCAATTTAGCAATTGTGATCATGTGAAGAGCAAAGGATGTGCTGTTTTAGCCGCTGTCGAAGAAGGTAAAATCACCGCACGTCAGCTAGCGAACTATCTTAAGCTAAAAAATGAACCGGCAAAAAAAGAACAGACTCGCGATAGAAAACGCGTTGCATCACCAAAAAAGAAACGCTAA
- a CDS encoding DUF4386 domain-containing protein produces the protein MIRKNINTESLTAKMIGALFLGAIFAYGIGNSLLSDAVTSRGGGMLVGIGALLMACNSLFVITIGVLFYPILKRSSEVIANGYLSARIIEATLLIIGVIWLLLGADANISSQLAIKGNFYAYQFAMLVLAAGSIPFTLTLFKTKMIPPFLAMWGIVGYSSLLLGVVLEFVGVKTGLTFVIAGGLFEMLLALWLILKGFTLPRQEIQVQ, from the coding sequence ATGATACGCAAAAACATCAATACAGAATCTTTAACAGCAAAAATGATCGGCGCACTTTTTCTTGGCGCGATCTTTGCCTACGGTATCGGCAACAGTCTCTTATCAGACGCTGTTACAAGTAGGGGAGGCGGGATGCTTGTTGGGATCGGCGCTTTGTTGATGGCGTGTAATTCTCTTTTTGTTATTACTATTGGTGTACTTTTTTATCCCATCTTAAAACGATCAAGCGAGGTGATAGCAAATGGGTATCTTAGCGCACGTATTATCGAAGCAACCTTGCTCATTATTGGCGTTATTTGGTTATTGCTTGGCGCTGATGCCAATATCAGCTCTCAACTTGCCATCAAAGGCAATTTTTATGCGTATCAATTTGCCATGCTTGTTCTCGCTGCTGGAAGTATTCCTTTTACGCTAACGCTTTTTAAAACAAAAATGATCCCACCGTTTTTGGCGATGTGGGGAATCGTTGGGTATAGCTCACTTCTTTTGGGAGTTGTATTAGAGTTTGTTGGTGTCAAAACAGGGCTTACCTTTGTGATAGCTGGTGGACTCTTTGAGATGCTATTGGCTCTTTGGCTTATTCTCAAAGGATTTACATTACCGCGTCAAGAAATTCAGGTACAATAA
- a CDS encoding YdeI/OmpD-associated family protein, with protein sequence MPKEKIATGVVHRIPKDLADILTSKPKVLELWNGLTPLARNEWICWVTAFKKEETRLNHLKRLQEDLLKGKRRPCCWPGCSHRIKNL encoded by the coding sequence ATGCCTAAAGAAAAGATCGCTACAGGAGTCGTTCACAGAATCCCAAAAGATTTAGCGGATATTCTTACGTCTAAACCAAAAGTCCTTGAGCTTTGGAATGGTCTCACACCGCTCGCACGTAACGAGTGGATTTGTTGGGTTACAGCGTTTAAAAAAGAAGAAACCCGCCTCAACCACCTCAAGCGTCTTCAAGAAGATTTGTTAAAAGGTAAGCGTCGTCCTTGCTGTTGGCCTGGATGTAGTCATCGTATTAAAAATCTTTAA
- a CDS encoding GIY-YIG nuclease family protein — protein MRSKSITIVLLDGSPYGIKIAKLANWNGQAIIAPRSALKRLKTLPEGNMPAVYFLLSDENKIYIGETDTLSDRLSQHNANRADWTTFIAFTSPEIGKTDVKYLEYVLAERVKLDGLATLENATSPQSPTIKASDKDALDDFVDRASDILLSLGYTILGVNEDIETRTKEKGFEVILNSKDSNANGFYNQDGLLVMKGSLARKAHTPSFEKLPCYRYYKQLLQNGVLVPQGSKHLVFTQDHLFSSPSLAAAMVRGTSSNGLTEWKTKENKTLKELEP, from the coding sequence ATGCGCTCAAAATCTATCACAATCGTTCTGTTGGATGGTTCACCTTATGGAATTAAAATCGCTAAACTAGCGAATTGGAACGGCCAAGCAATTATCGCACCTAGATCAGCCTTGAAGCGGCTAAAGACACTTCCTGAAGGGAATATGCCTGCTGTCTACTTTTTATTAAGTGATGAAAATAAGATCTACATTGGAGAAACTGATACACTTAGTGATAGATTATCTCAACATAATGCAAATCGAGCAGATTGGACCACGTTTATCGCCTTTACTTCACCAGAAATTGGTAAAACTGATGTAAAATATTTAGAATACGTATTAGCCGAACGTGTAAAATTAGACGGGCTTGCAACTTTAGAAAATGCTACCTCGCCACAAAGCCCTACAATCAAAGCATCTGATAAAGATGCTTTAGATGATTTTGTGGACCGAGCTTCAGATATACTGCTAAGCCTTGGCTACACGATTTTAGGCGTAAATGAAGATATCGAGACACGCACAAAGGAGAAAGGTTTTGAAGTTATACTAAACAGTAAAGACTCAAATGCAAATGGCTTTTACAATCAAGATGGACTTTTAGTGATGAAAGGTAGCCTGGCTCGAAAAGCACATACCCCAAGCTTTGAAAAGCTTCCTTGCTATAGATACTACAAACAACTTCTACAGAACGGAGTATTAGTACCTCAAGGGTCTAAACATCTAGTATTTACTCAAGATCATCTTTTCTCGTCCCCAAGTTTAGCCGCTGCAATGGTTAGAGGCACCTCTAGCAACGGCTTGACTGAATGGAAGACAAAAGAGAACAAGACACTTAAAGAACTAGAGCCGTAA
- a CDS encoding DUF1697 domain-containing protein, whose amino-acid sequence MPQYIALLRGINVGGNHKVEMPKLKMAFEKMGYTDVSTYINSGNVIFSSTKENFDTIEPF is encoded by the coding sequence ATGCCTCAATACATCGCCTTACTCCGCGGCATTAATGTCGGTGGAAACCACAAAGTAGAAATGCCAAAGTTGAAAATGGCTTTTGAAAAGATGGGTTATACGGACGTCTCAACTTATATCAATTCTGGTAACGTTATCTTTTCTTCAACAAAGGAAAATTTTGATACCATTGAACCTTTTTAG
- a CDS encoding cupin domain-containing protein, with amino-acid sequence MHGFVQNIEKSALENTDFRRVIYTSTKSQIVLMSLKAGEEIGAETHDLDQFFRVEAGKGKVILDGVEHEVEDGSAILIPEGTLHNVINTGDEDLKLYSIYTPPQHEDGTVHHTKAEADAAEEHFDGHTTEQS; translated from the coding sequence ATGCACGGATTTGTCCAAAATATTGAAAAAAGCGCTCTTGAGAATACCGATTTTCGTCGCGTTATTTATACCAGTACCAAAAGCCAAATTGTTCTCATGTCGTTAAAAGCAGGAGAAGAAATTGGCGCCGAAACCCATGACCTCGACCAATTCTTTCGCGTCGAAGCAGGAAAAGGCAAGGTCATTCTAGATGGCGTTGAACATGAAGTAGAAGATGGCTCTGCAATCTTGATCCCAGAAGGCACTCTACATAATGTCATAAATACGGGTGATGAAGACTTAAAACTCTACAGCATCTATACCCCTCCTCAGCACGAAGACGGTACAGTCCATCACACCAAAGCCGAAGCAGATGCCGCCGAAGAACACTTTGACGGTCATACAACAGAACAATCATAG
- a CDS encoding ABC transporter ATP-binding protein: MKNTKQRKPKGPSIFGLLKPYRWLIFGMLLFTIASNGLNLAVPKVIAKAIDSFTAGHFVLSTFVVTFLSIALVISVMTYLQNILQSYASERVARELRQNIADKVSHLSFSEIQKQTSSKLLTNLTSDVDGIKMFVSMGIVTLVSSVFLIIGASILLFTTNWRLALAVVLVLPLVGITFALIFSKAGELFKQSQGVVDSLNKIINESILGAALIRVLNAQQSEYEKFLKTNTEAKSIGMQILTMFAAMIPIVTFVSNIAGLIILTLGGHFVIQGSMSLGDLAAFNSYLAMLIFPIIMIGFMSNMMARAGASYGRIVQVLEAPEEKPTGTITKDLRGDIDFRDVSLTFDNKPILKKVSFEVKAGTRTAIIGPTAAGKTQLLNVLSGLILPEEGTITFDGHSINEYESTYFHSAVAIVFQDSVMFNLSLQENIAFSSNASEEAVQKAIETAELQDFITTLPEGLNTLVSERGTSLSGGQKQRIMLARALALDPNVLLLDDFTARVDGNTEARILANIRKNYPHLTLISVTQKIAPVVDYDKILLLMEGELLARGTHDELMKTSPEYVQIERSQRSTNHYEND, encoded by the coding sequence ATGAAAAACACGAAACAACGAAAGCCAAAAGGACCAAGTATTTTTGGCTTACTTAAGCCATATCGTTGGCTTATCTTTGGCATGTTGCTGTTCACGATTGCAAGCAATGGGCTAAATCTAGCTGTACCAAAAGTGATCGCAAAAGCCATCGACAGCTTTACGGCCGGTCATTTTGTCTTATCAACTTTTGTTGTCACGTTTTTAAGCATTGCTCTCGTTATCTCGGTTATGACGTATTTGCAAAATATTTTGCAAAGCTATGCATCAGAACGCGTTGCACGAGAATTGCGCCAGAATATTGCAGACAAAGTGTCGCACTTATCCTTTAGTGAGATTCAAAAACAAACGTCCTCAAAACTACTTACCAATCTTACCTCTGATGTAGATGGGATTAAGATGTTTGTTTCTATGGGTATTGTAACGCTTGTATCGTCAGTCTTCTTGATTATTGGTGCGAGCATCTTACTCTTTACAACAAACTGGAGACTCGCCCTTGCCGTTGTTTTGGTATTACCTTTAGTAGGTATTACCTTTGCGCTTATTTTCTCTAAAGCCGGAGAACTCTTTAAACAGTCACAAGGCGTTGTTGATAGCTTAAATAAGATTATCAATGAAAGCATTCTTGGTGCGGCCCTTATTCGCGTATTAAATGCGCAACAAAGTGAATACGAAAAATTCTTAAAAACAAATACCGAAGCAAAGAGCATCGGGATGCAAATTCTCACGATGTTTGCTGCCATGATTCCGATTGTTACTTTTGTATCAAATATTGCTGGTCTCATTATTTTGACGCTCGGTGGTCATTTTGTGATCCAGGGCTCAATGAGTCTTGGTGACCTTGCCGCATTTAATAGCTATCTTGCGATGCTTATTTTTCCAATCATCATGATTGGTTTTATGAGCAATATGATGGCTCGTGCCGGCGCCTCCTATGGACGTATCGTTCAAGTGCTTGAGGCTCCAGAAGAGAAACCAACAGGTACCATCACAAAAGATCTACGCGGAGATATTGATTTTCGTGATGTGTCATTAACCTTTGATAATAAACCGATTCTCAAAAAGGTTTCCTTCGAGGTCAAAGCTGGGACACGTACAGCCATTATCGGTCCAACGGCTGCTGGCAAGACACAATTGCTTAATGTCTTATCTGGTCTTATCTTGCCAGAAGAGGGGACAATTACTTTTGATGGACATTCTATTAACGAATACGAATCCACGTATTTTCATTCTGCCGTTGCTATCGTCTTTCAAGACAGTGTGATGTTTAACTTGTCTCTTCAAGAAAATATCGCCTTTAGTAGCAATGCGAGCGAAGAAGCTGTCCAAAAAGCTATCGAAACAGCTGAACTTCAAGACTTCATTACCACTTTGCCTGAAGGGCTCAATACGCTCGTCTCAGAGCGTGGTACGAGTCTTTCTGGCGGTCAAAAGCAACGCATTATGCTTGCACGCGCTCTTGCTTTAGATCCAAATGTATTACTTTTGGATGATTTCACCGCTCGTGTAGACGGCAATACAGAAGCGCGTATCCTAGCAAATATTCGTAAAAACTATCCGCATCTCACATTAATTTCCGTCACGCAAAAAATCGCGCCTGTCGTTGATTACGATAAGATCTTACTTCTTATGGAAGGCGAACTGCTTGCTCGTGGCACACACGATGAGCTTATGAAAACTTCTCCAGAATACGTTCAAATCGAACGCTCACAACGTAGCACCAATCATTATGAAAACGACTAA
- a CDS encoding ABC transporter ATP-binding protein codes for MKTTNLEPKHKEKGSALQAAKSIWALMDNERRNLLFALLAILTVSGINVSAPLLFGYTVDHFIAEKNFDGVLKVAAALFVLFAIGFGTGYVQMKLMGSIGQRMLFKLRNTIFEKLQSLPISYFNRNKAGDLISRINNDTEKLSQLFSETIMRFTGSIFILIGTAVFILVINWKLGLIALAPAIVTLLFTQLISGWIKAKSKASLAATGAMSGSLQESLDNFKVIVAFDRRDYFRMRFAQVNENNFKASLNAGLANGIFSPVYDLASNIAQLSVIGVAISFIIAGNLTIGALLSFLIYLDRFYQPLRQIAQLWSSLQIALAGWDRVSAILEEVNDLEVKASQEKANEAFVLEFKDVMFRYPDSEDGTKGKEVLHKESFQLAPGKTYALVGPTGGGKTTTASLMARLYDPTEGHVFINGKDIRTYEPAERAKRIGFILQEPFLFTGSLLDNIFYGNDLYENKTTEEKIAALKASSLQNLLMRFDGGLEAQINGSGDGMSLGQKQLIAFMRAVLREPDLLILDEATANIDTVTEQLLETTLQALPKKTTRVIIAHRLNTIENADEIFFVNGGKITPAGSFDEAVKLLMSGKRES; via the coding sequence ATGAAAACGACTAATCTTGAACCCAAACATAAAGAAAAGGGGAGCGCATTACAAGCCGCAAAAAGCATTTGGGCATTAATGGACAATGAACGACGTAATCTTCTCTTTGCTTTGCTCGCGATTTTAACCGTCTCTGGCATTAATGTTTCTGCGCCATTGCTCTTTGGCTATACGGTCGATCACTTTATTGCCGAGAAAAACTTTGACGGTGTCTTAAAAGTCGCTGCGGCGTTATTTGTATTATTCGCGATTGGATTTGGCACAGGCTATGTGCAAATGAAACTTATGGGCAGCATCGGACAACGCATGCTCTTTAAGTTACGCAATACGATTTTCGAAAAACTTCAAAGTCTACCAATTTCGTATTTTAACCGCAACAAAGCAGGGGATTTGATTTCGCGCATTAATAATGACACAGAAAAACTCAGCCAACTTTTTTCTGAAACTATCATGCGCTTTACGGGCAGTATCTTTATTCTGATCGGTACCGCCGTCTTTATCTTGGTGATTAATTGGAAATTAGGTCTTATTGCGCTTGCTCCGGCAATTGTGACGCTCCTCTTTACGCAGCTTATTTCTGGTTGGATCAAAGCAAAGAGCAAAGCAAGTCTTGCGGCAACAGGCGCCATGAGTGGATCGCTTCAAGAAAGTCTCGATAACTTTAAGGTGATTGTCGCCTTTGATCGTCGTGATTACTTTAGAATGCGTTTTGCACAAGTAAACGAAAACAATTTCAAGGCATCTCTTAATGCAGGACTTGCAAATGGTATCTTCTCACCGGTTTATGATCTTGCATCAAATATCGCTCAGCTTTCGGTTATCGGTGTGGCGATCTCGTTTATCATCGCTGGCAATCTTACTATCGGTGCCTTATTGAGTTTTCTAATCTACTTGGATCGCTTCTACCAACCATTGCGTCAGATTGCACAACTTTGGTCATCGCTTCAAATTGCGCTAGCGGGCTGGGACCGTGTCTCCGCTATTCTCGAAGAGGTTAATGACCTCGAAGTAAAAGCCTCTCAAGAAAAAGCAAATGAAGCTTTTGTTCTTGAATTTAAAGATGTGATGTTTCGTTATCCAGATAGCGAAGATGGCACTAAGGGCAAGGAAGTCTTGCACAAAGAGTCTTTTCAACTTGCTCCGGGCAAAACCTATGCGCTCGTAGGACCTACGGGTGGTGGTAAAACAACAACGGCCTCCCTTATGGCACGTCTTTATGACCCAACCGAAGGACATGTCTTTATCAACGGTAAAGATATCCGTACCTATGAGCCCGCAGAACGCGCAAAGCGCATTGGCTTTATCCTTCAAGAACCATTCTTATTTACGGGTTCATTGCTTGATAATATCTTTTACGGCAACGATCTCTATGAAAATAAAACAACTGAAGAAAAGATTGCGGCACTCAAAGCTTCTAGCCTACAAAATCTTCTCATGCGTTTTGATGGAGGGTTAGAAGCGCAAATCAATGGTAGTGGCGACGGTATGAGTCTTGGTCAAAAACAACTCATTGCCTTTATGCGCGCCGTCCTTCGCGAGCCTGATCTATTGATTTTAGATGAGGCCACCGCAAACATTGATACCGTCACAGAGCAATTACTCGAAACAACTTTACAAGCCCTCCCGAAGAAAACCACTCGCGTGATTATCGCTCATCGCCTTAATACCATCGAAAATGCTGACGAAATTTTCTTTGTGAATGGTGGCAAAATCACTCCAGCAGGCTCTTTTGATGAGGCCGTAAAGCTCTTAATGAGCGGCAAGCGTGAAAGTTAG
- a CDS encoding helix-turn-helix transcriptional regulator, whose product MTETPITQAMPEAVSPELPVYDISKIGPNVKTRRKAMSLTRGELSEKAQVNYNTIIKLESGANKNPTVKTLMGISTVFGCRVEDLLV is encoded by the coding sequence ATGACTGAAACACCTATCACCCAGGCAATGCCTGAAGCAGTAAGCCCAGAGCTTCCTGTATACGACATCTCAAAGATCGGCCCTAACGTTAAAACACGCCGCAAAGCTATGAGTTTAACGCGTGGCGAGCTCTCTGAGAAAGCACAGGTAAACTACAATACCATCATCAAGCTTGAATCAGGCGCGAACAAAAACCCTACCGTTAAAACCCTTATGGGTATCAGCACGGTCTTTGGTTGCCGCGTAGAAGATCTCTTGGTCTAA
- the bcp gene encoding thioredoxin-dependent thiol peroxidase: MHMLKIGSKAPAFNLPDKDGVMHKLADKKREWVVLYFYPKDDTPGCTVEACSFRDNLPKFKKLGITVYGVSVDSQKKHQKFADKYDLPFTLLSDEEKKTVNDYGVWSLKKFMGREYMGILRWTFLINPEGKIAKIYENVKPAEHVEEILKDMKELKK, translated from the coding sequence ATCCATATGCTTAAAATTGGATCAAAGGCACCTGCCTTTAACTTGCCTGATAAAGACGGTGTCATGCACAAACTCGCGGATAAAAAAAGGGAGTGGGTCGTGCTTTATTTTTACCCCAAAGACGATACACCTGGTTGCACGGTAGAAGCCTGCTCTTTTCGCGATAACCTTCCTAAATTTAAAAAACTAGGGATCACTGTTTATGGCGTAAGTGTTGATAGCCAAAAGAAACATCAAAAGTTTGCGGATAAATATGACCTGCCATTCACTTTGCTTTCTGATGAAGAAAAGAAGACCGTAAATGACTATGGCGTATGGTCGCTCAAGAAATTCATGGGCCGTGAATATATGGGCATCTTGCGCTGGACCTTCCTCATCAATCCAGAAGGTAAAATCGCAAAGATCTACGAGAACGTGAAACCTGCAGAACATGTAGAGGAAATTTTGAAGGATATGAAGGAGCTGAAAAAGTAA